A window from Penaeus monodon isolate SGIC_2016 unplaced genomic scaffold, NSTDA_Pmon_1 PmonScaffold_26471, whole genome shotgun sequence encodes these proteins:
- the LOC119570415 gene encoding skin secretory protein xP2-like: QVDGPGLYYGPLLTTSSVAPNGPSDRTISFFRFLGGRHRITPGGAPRTGITPGGAPRTGITPGGAPRTGITPGGAPRTGITPGGAPRTGITPGGAPRTGITPGGAPRTGITPGELLALESRPGELLAGNTPGGVKAPPRTGITPRGEPSHGNHTRGSPLAWSSPGESSLESHRGAPHWNPPGGAPRTESPPGSPRTESPPGGLLARGINTGGVPHWNQNPGDPRMEHTREPLD, translated from the coding sequence CAAGTCGACGGCCCGGGCCTGTATTATGGCCCCCTCCTGACCACGTCCTCTGTCGCCCCTAACGGCCCTTCGGACAGGACAATTTCTTTTTTCCGGTTTCTTGGGGGTCGGCATCGAATCACACCCGGGGGAGCTCCTCGCACTGGAATCACACCCGGGGGAGCTCCTCGCACTGGAATCACACCCGGGGGAGCTCCTCGCACTGGAATCACACCCGGGGGAGCTCCTCGCACTGGAATCACGCCCGGGGGAGCTCCTCGCACTGGAATCACACCCGGGGGAGCTCCTCGCACTGGAATCACGCCCGGGGGAGCTCCTCGCACTGGAATCACGCCCGGGGAGCTCCTCGCACTGGAATCACGCCCGGGGGAGCTCCTCGCAGGGAACACGCCCGGGGGGGTAAAAGCCCCTCCTCGCACTGGAATCACACCCCGGGGGGAGCCCTCGCACGGGAATCACACCCGGGGGAGCCCCCTCGCCTGGTCAAGCCCGGGGGAGTCCTCCCTGGAATCACACCGGGGAGCTCCCCACTGGAATCCACCCGGGGGAGCTCCTCGCACGGAATCACCCCCGGGGAGCCCTCGCACGGAATCACCCCCGGGGGGACTCCTCGCACGGGGAATCAACACCGGGGGAGTCCCGCACTGGAATCAAAACCCGGGGGATCCTCGAATGGAACACACCAGGGAGCCCCTCGACTGA